The Glycine soja cultivar W05 chromosome 15, ASM419377v2, whole genome shotgun sequence region GCAACATCTCGCACTATCCATCTTTAGCTATCAATAAGAAATGATTTATGCACTAAGCTATTTTCGTCCCAGGAAACACATATCATCATTGAATGGCTCCATCTTTTTATGTAAGCTTGTAGCTAGGGAGAAGACTGATGATAGTAAAAGCCATCGTACATAAAGCTAAATGGTACTGCTCAAAAAATAATGTCACAACTTTTTCCACAACTCGTGCATTCATTGTTTTTAAGTTATGGGCCAATTATAAGATTCTTTCATGGTATATACAAAGTTTTTATCAACTTTCTTTAAATTCTTAACCTTCTCTCATATCTTTAGTCAGTCCCCAGCCATCCCTAATCAAATAACTAAAGGATCAAATTCCAAACATACATATTCCTTCACATACCTAACCTGATCTTCTTTATGAGTTTGAAAGGGAATTAGATTCAGCTGCCTCTAAAATGTGTCATGCACCATAAGTAGATTCACAAATTAAGTGAAAACCCTAATGTTGCATGACCAAATTAAAGCATTGCTTTTTCTACGTGAATATTTAATCCTGTCAAACAAACTAAAGAATACAGAGACGAGATGACATGAGAAAAGATTGAAACAGCAAATGTCTGAACATCCAACAAATCTCTAGTTAATTACAAAGAATAtcccataaaaaataataattaaattaacaaaatcaGAAACCTCCATAATAAGCTACAAGGGCAATagtcattttaaaagttaaccTCCAAAAAGGTTTCATATGAACTCAAATCTAGCCGAGGTAGTTTTCTCCACATTAACCCTCTAAAACAGAAATCAAAACCCCTCAGACGCAACACCAATCGAGTTAGAGAGCATTACAAACCATACCAAGCTGCAGTGAATACAGAGACAATAATAAAACCAATTAATAGTAATTAGtaatattatcatttatcaatttccCCAACCCAATAAATATAAACATGACCAAAATtcgtcaaatattaattaatctcCCATGGTTCAATTCAATCCTTCTCCTCCTTCCTCACCTGAGTTGGCACAATAATGTCCTGAAGAAGCCCATTGTCCCTCAACAAAGCCTCATGCCCAAAACCATGACGGTTCGCGTGATCCTGAACAAATCCACCAAACGACGTCGTGTTCATGTAGTTACTAGTACTACTGGAGCTAACAACATTCAAAGGAGGGGTGGTGGAGTTATTATACATCAAAGCCGAAGATTGTGCTTGCTGGTGGTGCTGATGTGGCAGCATAAAGTGTGAGGGACCAAACGAACCGGCGTATCCGAAGCTGCTGGGTTCGGACACAAAGCCGAAGCTAGCCCGTGCCGAAGCAGGGCACGGGTGCCTGTGCTGCCCTTCGTAGGTTGTAACAACGATGGAAGGGTCGTCGGAGGAACGCTCCACGCGCTTCTTAACGCCGCAACCCGCGCTGGTGCAACGGTAGTAGCTCCTACACGGTGGCGTGGCACGACCGTTTGCGTGTCccgcaagaaaaaaataataatttagaaaatgaagaatTAGTGGGAAAACTCTATTGCTATTTTGTCAACTAGACCGTTCACTAGCTACAAGGGAAGAGGGAGCCATGGATagagatagaaagaaaaagacaaagaatTAAGAATGAATAatattgaaaaagataaatattcaaattcttCTTTGATAAcaaattatgtataataagttagctttattcttaaatttaggtgaaatcattttattattaagttataatatttaaagaacaatttaataataaatatattttaaaaaaataatttgatacaaaattataaaatttatagataatttgatattaaattatctattagacaaaattattatatttttataaagaattaaatttaaaattttcttttatcaataaTCAAATTGTGAATCTTTCATACTTTCCTCAACATTTAGTTATTTGGCttattgtaaaatgaaaaaaatgaaatgacagtGATATGCAACCTGGGATAAGGGCTGTTCTTCACAGCTTTTTGGCCGTACTTGCGCCACTTATAACCATCGTCTAGGTGATCAACCTCGCTCTTTGTCATGAACGCAAATCTCGGTTCTCTTTGCTTCTTTTGGTTCTTCTTCTTCGGTTTCAGCCTGTTAGATTACAAAATTTGTTCATAATTAAACAGTAGTCAACACCTCCCTCTCAAATAACGGTATTATTGTCAATAATaagaaatgggaaaaaaaaaaaaaacaaaaacagagtCGACACTAACAACGATAAAAGCAGCGGGAGCCACATTTTAACTTCACTGATCAGAGAACAGAAACTGCCTCATGAATTTCCCGAAGCTGACGTATATCTCTcactttcctttttactttGTCATATATTAAGGCAATGAATAGCatagagaaaattaaataaaagaaaattttcaattggAGAAAAGAAATACCGATAATTATAATCTACTAAACTGTATATTCACACATCTTTTTCGTATTTTCATCTACTTtcacataatttttatattaaaaaaattattatataaaaataatttattatattttcacaaTTTCAATGAACTCTCTTTTTTATGCTCTTGTTATTATCTCCTACACCTAAAactgcttctttttttattatttatcaaaattgaagTTTCATTCTAATAATTTTCGTAAAACTTTAATCTTGAATGAAGAAGCAGGTAATGAATTGCATCTaagttttttgaaagaaaaaaaaaacaacaaaactgTATACTTGTCATTTTCCTTACTCAACACTTACTGTTTCTTAGTCTTGTCTTGATCTTGGTCATCTCCTCTGCCTCCATTACCACCTTCTTCCTCTGCTTCTGCTTCTTCTTGGTCATTCCCAGGTTTCAAACTCTGTTCGGCGTTGTTATTGACCGTAGCCTCATTCGACGACGACGAAATCGACGACAAATTAGGCGACGCAGCCGGCGTGTTCAACACCTCGGAGGAGTCTGGGACGTTGGAGCTCGCCGGAGACGGCGCAGGGCGGTATCCGCCGCCGGGAAGGCAATCGAATAACGGCGCGTTGTAGTCCTGCACGCCGAGCAGGTcaatgaaggaagaagaagacgaagGCATCATCATGACGTCGAAGATGGTGGGTGGTACTTGGAAAGGGAAAGTCATCAtcaagttgttgttgttgggaaTCTCATCGGAAAATGGCATGGTGGTGGATGATGAGTTGTTGGGGTGCGCTACTTCCTCTTCTCTTTTCTCCTCCGCCATTGGTTGGGCTATATATCAACAACGCAAAGCGTGGCACATATTCTTCgctatttttttttccctttatatttatgttttgagATCTTGCTTTTGTGCTCCGAACTCAGAAGGTAGTGTGCCTCTAAATTCTACCACTTGTTATtacaaaagatataaaaatagacagaaaggaagagagagagaaggataGTTTGGGGATTAGGAGCTTACCCTCTCTATAGATTCAAATGTTAGTTTTCTTAACTGAGTGTTATCATAACTagtagtattaatttttttattgaaaatttaaatttattgatgttttcttgattgaataattaataatattaattaaagacattaaatgtttctttaaaaagcactaaaattcaaaaaatagttaaatgatttttatttataaatggaACTAGTTCGATTGGTCAATCTAATCGAAAACCGGTCTATTAATTTGTCTATTGACTctaaaaacttatttcattttaaaattggtCAAAACTAATTATGAATCAATattcctaaaaatattttttaattttaaaatttcatataaaatgttataaaaaataaaaatacatatttaataaagattaaatttagagcataaaaaattaatatagta contains the following coding sequences:
- the LOC114387201 gene encoding probable WRKY transcription factor 48, with the translated sequence MAEEKREEEVAHPNNSSSTTMPFSDEIPNNNNLMMTFPFQVPPTIFDVMMMPSSSSSFIDLLGVQDYNAPLFDCLPGGGYRPAPSPASSNVPDSSEVLNTPAASPNLSSISSSSNEATVNNNAEQSLKPGNDQEEAEAEEEGGNGGRGDDQDQDKTKKQLKPKKKNQKKQREPRFAFMTKSEVDHLDDGYKWRKYGQKAVKNSPYPRSYYRCTSAGCGVKKRVERSSDDPSIVVTTYEGQHRHPCPASARASFGFVSEPSSFGYAGSFGPSHFMLPHQHHQQAQSSALMYNNSTTPPLNVVSSSSTSNYMNTTSFGGFVQDHANRHGFGHEALLRDNGLLQDIIVPTQLGMVCNAL